In one window of Deltaproteobacteria bacterium DNA:
- the dapB gene encoding dihydrodipicolinate reductase, translated as MNPINVMVNGLPGNVATVIARHIFEDHRFNLLSWSLTGAEIEASSCCIGDLEIKLIHPSEREAAAADHFGKLKPFIAVDYTHPSAVNENALFYAGNGLPFVMGTTGGDREALVDAVKGSLASAVIAPNMAKQIVGFQAMMEWASQTFPGLFKGYSLTVRESHQQGKADTSGTAKAMVGYFNDLGIEFDAGRIQMERNPEVQSKEWGIPEAFLEGHGWHTYTLDSDDRTVRFAFTHNVNGREIYARGTMDAIVYLAAKVRAGSQGEVFSMIDVLKGK; from the coding sequence ATGAACCCTATCAACGTCATGGTCAACGGCCTGCCCGGCAACGTCGCCACGGTTATCGCCCGGCATATCTTCGAAGACCACCGTTTCAATTTGCTTTCCTGGTCGCTGACCGGCGCCGAAATAGAGGCGTCGTCCTGCTGCATCGGAGATTTGGAGATAAAACTGATCCATCCGTCGGAACGGGAAGCCGCGGCAGCGGATCATTTCGGGAAGCTGAAGCCGTTTATCGCCGTGGATTACACCCACCCCTCGGCCGTCAACGAAAACGCCCTTTTTTACGCCGGAAACGGCCTGCCGTTCGTCATGGGAACCACCGGGGGAGACCGGGAGGCCCTGGTGGACGCAGTCAAAGGGTCGCTGGCTTCCGCGGTCATCGCGCCCAACATGGCCAAGCAGATCGTCGGCTTTCAGGCCATGATGGAGTGGGCGTCACAAACCTTCCCGGGCCTTTTCAAGGGATACTCCCTGACGGTTCGCGAAAGCCACCAGCAGGGCAAGGCCGACACCAGCGGGACGGCCAAGGCGATGGTCGGCTACTTCAACGACCTCGGAATCGAATTCGACGCCGGCAGGATTCAAATGGAGCGAAATCCGGAAGTGCAGTCCAAAGAGTGGGGCATTCCCGAGGCCTTTCTCGAAGGCCACGGGTGGCATACCTACACGCTTGATTCCGACGACCGGACGGTGAGGTTTGCATTCACCCACAACGTCAACGGCCGGGAGATATACGCCCGGGGCACCATGGATGCCATCGTCTACCTCGCCGCGAAAGTGCGCGCCGGCAGCCAGGGCGAGGTGTTCAGCATGATCGATGTGCTGAAGGGAAAATAA